In Longimicrobium sp., one DNA window encodes the following:
- a CDS encoding STAS/SEC14 domain-containing protein — MERTRFIDHGGHRILLLDYSNIRHPQEAVDAIHHSMREVAKHPPGSLRVLTNVRDARYNAAVLQALKELAAHNAPYVKASAIVGMSGLHRIAYQAVILFSRRKIQTFDTQEQALDWLAQQD; from the coding sequence ATGGAGCGCACCCGGTTCATCGATCACGGCGGGCACCGCATTCTCCTGCTGGACTACTCCAACATCCGCCACCCGCAGGAGGCCGTGGACGCCATCCACCACTCCATGCGCGAGGTGGCGAAGCATCCGCCGGGGTCACTGCGGGTGCTGACCAACGTGCGCGACGCACGCTACAACGCCGCGGTGCTGCAGGCGCTGAAGGAGCTGGCGGCGCACAACGCCCCGTACGTGAAGGCCAGCGCCATCGTGGGGATGAGCGGCCTGCACCGTATCGCCTACCAGGCCGTGATCCTCTTCAGCCGCCGCAAGATCCAGACGTTCGACACGCAGGAGCAGGCGCTGGACTGGCTGGCGCAGCAGGACTGA
- a CDS encoding HNH endonuclease, producing the protein MAEGVIHVHHLHPLSEVGEAHLLDPVEDLRPVCANCHVVLHLRKEVFKIEDVREFLQQRTSS; encoded by the coding sequence GTGGCCGAAGGCGTCATCCACGTCCACCATCTTCACCCGCTGTCGGAGGTTGGAGAGGCGCATCTACTCGATCCCGTTGAGGATCTGCGCCCGGTCTGCGCTAATTGCCACGTAGTCCTTCATCTCCGGAAGGAGGTATTCAAAATCGAGGATGTTCGGGAATTTCTGCAGCAACGAACGTCGAGTTAG
- a CDS encoding RNA polymerase sigma factor has product MTAESPSAAIEPLLRELAPQVLGAVARRHGDFAEAEDAVQEALIAAAVQWPEQGVPRNPRGWLYHVAVRRITDQVRSEMARRRREDAVAGDVWAEWAFVPPPDAEIGIDRDDTLVLLFMCCHSALTQPSAIALTLRAVGGLTTAEIARAFLVPEATMAQRISRAKQSIRSSGVPFEMPSGGERAGRLAAVLHVLYLVFNEGYASSSGPDLARTDLSNEAIRLARVVHALLPDDAEVAGLLALMLLTDARRAARTGPNGELVPLDEQDRALWDGDLVAEGVALVSAALARGAAGPYQLQAAIAAVHDEAARAEDTDWAQILALYSLLERMSDNPVVSLNRAIAAAMVHGPAVGLEMLAALDADARLAGHYRLDAVRAHLYERAGDPERALAHYRAAAERTASIPERDYLTTRAARLARGR; this is encoded by the coding sequence GTGACCGCGGAGTCTCCGTCCGCGGCGATCGAGCCCCTGCTGCGCGAGCTTGCGCCGCAGGTGCTCGGCGCGGTCGCGCGGCGCCACGGCGACTTCGCCGAGGCGGAGGACGCGGTGCAGGAGGCGCTGATCGCGGCCGCCGTGCAGTGGCCGGAGCAGGGCGTCCCGCGGAACCCGCGCGGGTGGCTCTACCACGTGGCCGTGCGCCGCATCACCGACCAGGTGCGCAGCGAGATGGCCCGGCGCCGGCGCGAGGACGCCGTCGCCGGCGACGTGTGGGCCGAGTGGGCGTTCGTCCCCCCGCCCGACGCCGAGATCGGGATCGACCGCGACGACACGCTCGTCCTCCTGTTCATGTGCTGCCATTCCGCGCTCACGCAGCCCTCCGCCATCGCCCTCACGCTGCGCGCCGTGGGCGGCCTGACCACCGCGGAGATCGCGCGCGCCTTCCTGGTTCCCGAGGCCACCATGGCGCAGCGGATCAGCCGCGCCAAGCAGAGCATCAGGTCCTCCGGCGTGCCGTTCGAGATGCCGTCCGGCGGCGAGCGCGCGGGGCGGCTGGCCGCCGTGCTGCACGTGCTGTATCTCGTCTTCAACGAAGGATATGCCAGCAGCAGCGGCCCCGACCTCGCGCGCACCGATCTCTCCAACGAGGCGATCCGGCTGGCGCGCGTCGTCCACGCGCTGCTTCCGGACGACGCGGAAGTCGCCGGGCTGCTCGCGCTGATGCTGCTGACCGACGCGCGCCGCGCCGCGCGCACCGGCCCGAATGGCGAGCTGGTCCCGCTGGACGAGCAGGACCGCGCGCTGTGGGATGGCGATCTCGTCGCGGAGGGCGTGGCGCTCGTCTCCGCCGCGCTCGCCCGCGGCGCGGCCGGGCCGTACCAGCTGCAGGCCGCCATCGCCGCCGTCCACGACGAGGCCGCGCGCGCGGAGGACACCGACTGGGCGCAGATCCTGGCGCTGTACAGCCTGCTGGAGCGAATGTCGGACAACCCGGTGGTGTCGCTGAACCGCGCGATCGCCGCGGCGATGGTGCACGGACCGGCGGTGGGGCTGGAGATGCTGGCCGCGCTGGATGCGGACGCGCGGCTCGCCGGCCACTACCGCCTGGACGCCGTCCGCGCGCACCTGTACGAGCGCGCCGGCGACCCGGAGCGCGCCCTCGCCCACTACCGTGCCGCCGCCGAGCGCACCGCCAGCATCCCCGAGCGCGACTACCTCACCACCAGGGCGGCCCGTCTCGCGCGGGGGAGGTGA
- a CDS encoding DUF2059 domain-containing protein yields the protein MKKILVGLLALVFLTTARAEAQRSASHRAAAMDLLLAMHVPEALQASLSTALQVQLQGNPQMRGMEPVLRDFFARYVSWETLKDQYADLYASAFTEDELHQMADFYRTPVGQKLARSSPLLLRQGAELGERAVRQHMPELQEMIRRHLLTRAQP from the coding sequence ATGAAGAAGATCCTCGTTGGCCTGCTCGCGCTCGTCTTCCTCACCACCGCGCGGGCGGAGGCGCAGCGTTCGGCCAGCCACCGCGCGGCGGCGATGGACCTGCTGCTGGCCATGCACGTACCCGAGGCGCTGCAGGCGTCGCTGTCCACCGCGCTGCAGGTGCAGCTGCAGGGGAACCCGCAGATGCGGGGAATGGAGCCGGTGCTGCGCGACTTCTTCGCGCGCTACGTGAGCTGGGAAACGCTGAAGGACCAGTACGCCGACCTGTACGCGAGCGCCTTCACCGAGGATGAGCTGCACCAGATGGCGGATTTCTACCGCACGCCGGTGGGGCAGAAGCTGGCGCGCTCGTCGCCGCTGCTGCTGCGGCAGGGCGCGGAACTGGGCGAGCGCGCGGTCCGCCAGCACATGCCCGAGCTGCAGGAGATGATCCGCCGGCACCTGCTCACCCGCGCGCAACCGTAG
- a CDS encoding YciI family protein: MKYMLMMHAPRGTGEYQIFDWAPDDLQAHIAFMRALNRELADAGEFVGVQALSAPGGARIVRAGKDGLPAVTDGPFAEAKEFLAGYWIVQVDSPERAYEIAAKASAAPGPGGVPLNMPIEVRRVGSAPAPKDA; the protein is encoded by the coding sequence ATGAAGTACATGCTGATGATGCACGCGCCGCGCGGGACGGGCGAGTACCAGATCTTCGACTGGGCGCCGGACGATCTCCAGGCGCACATCGCCTTCATGCGCGCGCTGAACCGCGAGCTGGCCGACGCCGGCGAGTTCGTGGGCGTCCAGGCGCTGTCCGCGCCCGGCGGAGCCAGGATCGTCCGCGCGGGGAAGGACGGGCTGCCGGCCGTGACGGACGGGCCGTTCGCCGAGGCCAAGGAGTTCCTGGCCGGCTACTGGATCGTCCAGGTGGACAGCCCGGAACGCGCCTACGAGATCGCGGCGAAGGCGTCGGCCGCGCCGGGACCCGGCGGCGTGCCGCTGAACATGCCGATCGAGGTGCGCCGGGTGGGAAGTGCGCCCGCCCCGAAGGACGCGTGA